In Rhodothermus marinus DSM 4252, a single genomic region encodes these proteins:
- a CDS encoding cupin domain-containing protein gives MEMTTKNQSKRFVFSQEVAWEDLGGGIRRQILGYDEHLMLVRVLFEKGAVGVVHHHPHRQTTYVESGVFRVRIGDEEAILRAGDGFFVPPDVPHGAEALEAGSLIDVFAPARRSFLGLDED, from the coding sequence ATGGAGATGACGACAAAAAATCAATCGAAACGGTTTGTTTTCAGTCAGGAAGTGGCCTGGGAGGATCTGGGCGGGGGCATCCGGCGCCAGATTCTCGGCTACGACGAGCACCTGATGCTGGTGCGGGTGCTTTTCGAAAAAGGCGCGGTGGGGGTGGTGCATCACCATCCCCATCGTCAGACCACCTACGTGGAGTCCGGCGTGTTCCGGGTGCGCATCGGCGATGAAGAGGCCATCCTGAGGGCGGGCGATGGGTTTTTCGTGCCGCCCGATGTGCCGCACGGTGCCGAGGCGCTGGAAGCGGGCAGCCTGATTGACGTGTTCGCACCGGCACGCCGATCTTTTCTGGGCCTTGACGAGGATTGA
- a CDS encoding SDR family NAD(P)-dependent oxidoreductase, translating into MKIDLTGKRALVTGAGRDIGRAIAEALARCGAAVAVNYRASKDQAEEVVQAIRAEGGTAIAVQADVTRADEVERMIQEVVQQLGGNLDILVNNAGGLVQRSAIADMPEELWDQVMNVNLKSVFLVTKAALKHFNDGGAIVNVSSLAARNGGGNGAVAYAAAKGGVLTFTRGLAKELAPRKIRVNCVSPGLINTTFHDRFTPPEARQRTASATPLGREGEASEVAAGVVFLASDLASYINGESLEINGGLYFV; encoded by the coding sequence ATGAAAATCGATCTCACGGGCAAACGCGCACTGGTAACCGGAGCCGGTCGTGACATCGGCCGCGCCATTGCCGAAGCACTGGCACGTTGTGGTGCCGCCGTAGCGGTGAACTACCGGGCTTCGAAAGATCAGGCGGAGGAGGTGGTGCAGGCCATTCGCGCCGAGGGCGGCACGGCCATCGCCGTGCAGGCCGATGTCACCCGGGCCGACGAGGTGGAGCGCATGATCCAGGAAGTGGTGCAACAGCTCGGCGGCAACCTGGATATTCTGGTCAACAACGCGGGCGGCCTTGTGCAGCGTTCGGCCATTGCGGATATGCCCGAGGAGTTGTGGGATCAGGTGATGAACGTCAACCTGAAGAGCGTTTTTCTGGTAACGAAGGCCGCGCTGAAGCATTTCAACGACGGAGGCGCCATCGTCAACGTCTCGTCGCTGGCGGCGCGCAACGGAGGCGGAAACGGCGCCGTGGCCTACGCCGCGGCAAAAGGCGGGGTGCTGACCTTCACGCGCGGGCTGGCGAAAGAACTTGCTCCACGGAAAATCCGGGTCAACTGTGTTTCGCCCGGGCTGATCAACACCACCTTCCACGACCGCTTTACGCCCCCAGAGGCGCGTCAGCGTACCGCCAGCGCGACGCCGCTGGGCCGTGAGGGCGAGGCCTCTGAGGTGGCCGCCGGTGTCGTCTTCCTGGCGTCCGATCTGGCCTCTTACATCAACGGCGAATCCCTGGAAATCAACGGTGGCCTCTATTTTGTCTGA